The DNA segment TCCGTTTTTTAGTCTATACCATACCAATTAAGCACAATGCCAAAAGGAGGAACAAAAGTAGAACTAAAATTTTGCTTAACTATGGATTTTAGGAAATATTGTATGTATTCATCATGTAGAAGATCACCCAAAGTATTGATTCTTTAGGAGACCTTTTTTAATCTATTATTGTCTTCTTCTCAACTCCTTGATAGCTAAACCAATCAAAGAAGGCTTTATTTTTAGTCGGTTTACCATTGCTTGTTGCATAGATACCAATACCAGGGCCATTAAATTGTGCATTACCCTGACCATCTGCAATGGTGATTAAACTGAGAGGTTCACCAATTGGTAGAAAGTGATCATTGGTAGTACTATAATAGAATTGTATTTTCATATCTTCAGCCATGGCTTTAAGATGAATACCCTTGTGATGATAAGGAACACTAGCAACCTCTTTTCTCTTCCCCTTGAAACTCTCAATAAGTACTAAGGAATCTTTTCTTTTCATCAGTGTAAAGTAGTTTTCATTGGTTCTATAAACACATAACCCCACTTCTTCATTTGTTTTTTGTGTCTTAAAAGAGAATGAAGTTTTTGCCACAAAATGATGATCCATTATTCTTTGAACCAATAGAGAGGAGTGAACCAAACTATCGATCACTTCAGGTTGTAATGCTAATTGTAATTGGCTGTTTTTTATTGTAAAATAAGTGGATTGGGGAGTACGAATAGTACACCATTTTAGATCTAAATCATGTTGATCGAAATGATCGATTACAGATGGTTTTGGCACTGGAGTCCATGGTAGATCTGGCCTTTTTTGTTCTGATAATACCTTACCAAATCCTTTGTTAATAATAGGTGTTTGTCCTTCAAATTCTACTTTTGCTAAAAAGGTTTCTCTGGCCAGTGTGGTAATTCCTTTATTCAATCGTTTACCCAGCATCACACACCACCATTCTCCATTTTGTGTTTCTACTAGATCTCCATGGCCAACAGCATAAATAGGGTATTCTTTACCAAGGTGTCGGTGTGTAAGTATAGGATTTACTATATCAGCAACAAAAGGTCCTTTTAAATTATCGCTATGATGTACTGACATAGCATGATACTGTTCTGTTCCTCCTTCAGAAAGTAGCAAAACATATTTTCCATTAATTTTATAGATGTGAGGCCCTTCTGCGTAAGCAGCATTATTAGCATGACCAAAAGATAGTTCGTTTCTTTCCCCAATAAGCTGATGGGTATTAAGATCAATTTCTTGGTTATACACTACAGTTTGTGCAGGCCAAGCTTTGTCTTTTACACTTCCCATTCCGGTGTAATAACATTTTCCATCGTCATCCCAAAATAAAGAAGGGTCAATGCCTGGGGCATCACTTAACCAAATTGGGTCAGACCATGGTCCGGCAGGGTTTTTAGCAGTGATGTAAAAGTTCATCTTACATCCTACGCATGTATTGATGATATAAAAAGTACCATTATGGTGTCGAATGGTGGGAGCAAATAAACCCAATTTATCTTTCAACCCATTAAAGTTTACAGCTTTTTCATTACTTATCCCATACCCAATATGTTCCCAGTTTACAAGGTCTTTACTATGATATATGGGTAAACCAGGAAACCATACAAAAGAAGAATTAACGAGATAATAATCGTCACCTACCCTACAAATGGAAGGATCAGGATGGTAACCTGAGAGAATAGGATTTTTAAATTGAGTGGGTGGAATTTGTGATATAGAAGTAAAATGAATGGTAAAAAATAAGACACTCATTACGATTGTTTTTAGTTTCATGGAGGTTGATAGTAATAATTTATTATTCAATTTCATTGAACTTAAAGATACGAACGATCAGTTTTTCTTTGTGAAATAAAAAGCACTAATACCGGTGCTAAATTAATTATCGCGTTTTCTAATTTATTGAAAATCAATACTCATTAATATTCAAGCATCTAGAGTGTGATAGCATATCTAATTGTAACGAAGGGGTGATTACCAATATTAATTTTAAGTGAAAAAAGTGTAAATGAGTTTTTTTATTTAGAATATAAAATTATATTCGTTTAAACAATATACGTATAAACGATAAAGTAAACCATGAAACTATTTTCATCATACTCATTAGGCAATACTAGTTTAAATAATAGAATTGTAATGGCTCCAATGACACGTTGTAGAGCTGAAAATAATATACCCAATAAGCTTATGGCAGAATATTATGCACAGAGAGCTTCAGCAGGTCTAATTATTACAGAAGGTACGGCACCTTCAAAAAACGGATTAGGTTATGCTAGAATTCCTGGTATTTATTCTGAAGCCCAAGTAGAGGGGTGGAAAAAAGTAACTCAAGCAGTTCACCAGCAGGGAGGAAAGATATTTATACAATTAATGCATACAGGAAGAGCATCTCATCCATTAAATATGGAAGCCGATACAAGAGTAGTTGCACCTTCACCCATTGTATTAAGTGGAGAAATGTATACGGATTCGGAAGGTAATCAGCCTTATCCTGTTCCTGAGCAAATGACAGAGCAAGATATTCAGGAAGCCATTCAGGAGTTTGTCAATGCAGCGAAAAATTCAATAGAAGCAGGAGCTGATGGTGTTGAACTTCATGCGGCCAATGGATATTTGATCAATCAATTTCTTAGTCCATTATCAAATCAAAGAACAGATAGTTATGGTGGAAGTGCTGAAAATAGAAATCGTTTTGCCATTGAAGTAGCACAAGCTGTGATCGATGCGATTGGTGCTGATAAAGTGGGAGTGAGAATATCACCTTATGGTGTATTTAATGATTTAGCTCCTTTTGAGGGCATAGACGAACAGTACCTTTCATTAGTAGATGCTTTCAACAATTTGGGTGTTGTTTATCTACATTTAGTGGATCATAGCGGAATGGGAGCCCCTGAGGTACCTGTTTCTATTAAAGAAAAATTAAAAGAGGCGTTCAATAATACATTTATTGCTAGTGGTGGTTTAGACAGAAAGAAAGCCATCGATATTTTAGAAGCGGACCAAGGAGACTTAGTAGCTTTCGGAAGGCCTTTTATATCCAATCCAGATCTCGTTCATCGATTAAAAGATGATCTTGAATTAACACCACCCGACTTTGATACTTTCTATACACCGGGAGAAAAGGGTTATACAGACTATGCCTTTAAAGTAGCAGAGTAATAAGATCTGGATTTGGGTTGCATGATATTTTATCAGTATTGACCAATGTATTTTACCCAAAAATTCCCCAACAGTTCAAACTTCCAAGGCTTTCAATAGATGATATTGAAGGCCTTTTTTATGTGTTTTATGAGAAAAATTTATGGAAATATAGGGGGGAAATAAGCGTATATTAATTTGAAGGTATAAACGCTTCATTTTCTTCCAACAACACTGCTATGGATTTCTTTTCTTGAAGTAATCAATGAATGAATTATTACCATGAGAGAAGAACAACTACAAAATGTAAATACCAACATTGTTTTGATATTCATGGTGCAAAAGTTATGAAATCACAATGATGAAACTAAACTGTAAAAATCTATTATTCTTTTTGGGTTGGGTATGGTCAATAGCAGGCTATTCTCAGAATCCTTTAATCACACATCGTTTTTCTGCAGATCCTACAGCTAGGGTCATGAATGATACACTATTTGTATTTCCCTCATCAGATACTACATGTACTCAGATCAAAGGGAACAATGGTTTTTGTATGCCAGATTACCATGTCTATTCTACAACGGATCTTACAACTTGGAAAGATCATGGAGAAATTCTTTCTCATAACACAGTGCCTTGGGTAGAAGAAAATAGTTATGGTATGTGGGCGCCAGATTGTATCGAAAAAGACGGTAAATATTATTTCTATTTTCCAGCAATGCCCAAAGATGGTAGTGCATTTAGAAGAATAGGGGTTGCCGTAGCAGACACTCCAACAGGACCGTATACACCAGAAAATTCATATATCGAGGGAATTGAAGGTATAGACCCCAATGTATTTATTGATGATGATGGTAGCATATTCTTATATTTCGGTGGTGGCGAGAACCTTTTCTATGTTGAATTGAATCAAGATATGAAAACGATCAAGACGAAGCCTCAGAAGGTAGAAGGCTTGCCATCAAAGTATAAAGAAGGGCCATTTGTTTTTAAGCGAAAGGATAAATACTATTTTACTTTTCCACATGCACCAGGGCCAGCAGAAGAGATTTCTTATGCAGTAGGTGATAGTCCAAGAGGACCTTTTGAATACAAAGGAAAAGTATTAGAACATTGGAAAGATGGCTGTTGGACCAACCACCATTCGTTTGTAGAATATAAAGGTGAGTGGTTATTATTCTACCATCATATGGATATTTCAGGAAATAAACACAGAAGATCAATGTGTGCTGATCGCATCTATTTTGATGAAGATGGAAATATACCTGAAATCAAAGCAACTCAGAGAGGTATTGCCGCACTAACAGCAAATAATGCTATCCAATTGGATAGATATAGTGTTCTTGAAAATGCGACTGTAACTAAAACAAATGCAGCTACACCCAATTGGATCGTCAAAAGAATTTCTGAAAAGACTCAACTTGAAATTAATGAGATCAACTTTGAAAATAACAAATGGGATCATTTAGCTCTTTTTGTAAGCTCTCAAGAAAAAGCAACTATTGAGGTATTAGCGAACAACAAAAAATTATCGGCTGTTGAAGTCCCTAAAATGAAGGAAGGAGAATGGAGGTTAGTGAAAGCACCATTATTATTTTCTCCAGAAGGGATGGTTGATCTCTCATTCCAATTTTCGGGTAATACAGAATTCTTAGCATTGGATTGGATGCAATGTCTTACTAGAAAACAAGTACTACTTTCTAAATCTTATGATATTGATCTATTTAATGCAGCCAACCAAAAGATCCTTTTTCAAGCTAATCAAGGGAATATTTATTCAGAAAAGGAATTTAGACAGCTAAAGCCACATATTCTATCTACCTCATTGGTACAAGGAGAAATGCATATCAATAGTGAAAATGCGGTACACTTGGATGGAGTTAAAAAGGGCGATGTTGTTAGTTTCTCATCAGATAAATCAAGAAAAATGTATGATGCATTTGTAGGGATAGAAGCGGCTAATTATTCAGATCAAGAAGGAGTAATGGTAGAGTCATGTAAGCTAGGCGGTAAAAACGTTGGTTACATTGAAAATGGGGATTACCTGATGTTCAATAATTTGTTATTCCCTCATTCTCCTAAAAAAGTAACCATCGGAATCGCATCACCAAATAAAGGAGGTATAGTCGAAATAAGAAAAGAAAAAGTTGACGGTGAGTTAGTTGCTTCATTTAATATCGATCAGACTGGGGGTTGGCAAAATTGGTCTT comes from the Flammeovirga agarivorans genome and includes:
- a CDS encoding glycoside hydrolase family 43 protein, whose protein sequence is MKLKTIVMSVLFFTIHFTSISQIPPTQFKNPILSGYHPDPSICRVGDDYYLVNSSFVWFPGLPIYHSKDLVNWEHIGYGISNEKAVNFNGLKDKLGLFAPTIRHHNGTFYIINTCVGCKMNFYITAKNPAGPWSDPIWLSDAPGIDPSLFWDDDGKCYYTGMGSVKDKAWPAQTVVYNQEIDLNTHQLIGERNELSFGHANNAAYAEGPHIYKINGKYVLLLSEGGTEQYHAMSVHHSDNLKGPFVADIVNPILTHRHLGKEYPIYAVGHGDLVETQNGEWWCVMLGKRLNKGITTLARETFLAKVEFEGQTPIINKGFGKVLSEQKRPDLPWTPVPKPSVIDHFDQHDLDLKWCTIRTPQSTYFTIKNSQLQLALQPEVIDSLVHSSLLVQRIMDHHFVAKTSFSFKTQKTNEEVGLCVYRTNENYFTLMKRKDSLVLIESFKGKRKEVASVPYHHKGIHLKAMAEDMKIQFYYSTTNDHFLPIGEPLSLITIADGQGNAQFNGPGIGIYATSNGKPTKNKAFFDWFSYQGVEKKTIID
- a CDS encoding alkene reductase translates to MKLFSSYSLGNTSLNNRIVMAPMTRCRAENNIPNKLMAEYYAQRASAGLIITEGTAPSKNGLGYARIPGIYSEAQVEGWKKVTQAVHQQGGKIFIQLMHTGRASHPLNMEADTRVVAPSPIVLSGEMYTDSEGNQPYPVPEQMTEQDIQEAIQEFVNAAKNSIEAGADGVELHAANGYLINQFLSPLSNQRTDSYGGSAENRNRFAIEVAQAVIDAIGADKVGVRISPYGVFNDLAPFEGIDEQYLSLVDAFNNLGVVYLHLVDHSGMGAPEVPVSIKEKLKEAFNNTFIASGGLDRKKAIDILEADQGDLVAFGRPFISNPDLVHRLKDDLELTPPDFDTFYTPGEKGYTDYAFKVAE
- a CDS encoding family 43 glycosylhydrolase; this encodes MMKLNCKNLLFFLGWVWSIAGYSQNPLITHRFSADPTARVMNDTLFVFPSSDTTCTQIKGNNGFCMPDYHVYSTTDLTTWKDHGEILSHNTVPWVEENSYGMWAPDCIEKDGKYYFYFPAMPKDGSAFRRIGVAVADTPTGPYTPENSYIEGIEGIDPNVFIDDDGSIFLYFGGGENLFYVELNQDMKTIKTKPQKVEGLPSKYKEGPFVFKRKDKYYFTFPHAPGPAEEISYAVGDSPRGPFEYKGKVLEHWKDGCWTNHHSFVEYKGEWLLFYHHMDISGNKHRRSMCADRIYFDEDGNIPEIKATQRGIAALTANNAIQLDRYSVLENATVTKTNAATPNWIVKRISEKTQLEINEINFENNKWDHLALFVSSQEKATIEVLANNKKLSAVEVPKMKEGEWRLVKAPLLFSPEGMVDLSFQFSGNTEFLALDWMQCLTRKQVLLSKSYDIDLFNAANQKILFQANQGNIYSEKEFRQLKPHILSTSLVQGEMHINSENAVHLDGVKKGDVVSFSSDKSRKMYDAFVGIEAANYSDQEGVMVESCKLGGKNVGYIENGDYLMFNNLLFPHSPKKVTIGIASPNKGGIVEIRKEKVDGELVASFNIDQTGGWQNWSSITSDITAHLVEDEKIYVVFKGDKGFLMNIKDVRFE